The sequence CATCCCGTCCATCTCCTTTAATTTGCAGCATGGCGGCGGCGCTAATATCGACAGGAAGGATAACCGGCAGGCTATTGGCGAATTGGTAAAGCTGGGCACCCGCATGCACGAAAACAAATGGTCGGCAGTGATATTCCCTGAGGGGACACGGGGTAAGGACGGCAAGGTAAAGATGTTCCAGGGCGGCGGACTTGGCGCACTGCTGAAGAAGTGCCCGGAGGCCCTGATCGTACCGGTAGCTATCAGCAACTCGTGGAAGGTAGTACAATACGGACAGTTCCCGTTGAATACCTTTATAGCCATGCACTGGGAGGTTTTAGAACCCATAGAACCAGGCAGCGCCACCGCTAACGAACTGGCGCTGATAGTTGAAAGCAAGATAAAGGCACACCTTGGTCAGCAGGAGCCTTTGGCTACCGAAGATTCGTTAATGTGATGTAATACTCATTTTTCCCAATATATTCTAAAACAAAAAGAGCAGCATTAAGCCGCTCTTTTTGTTTTATGTCAATGAAACTAATCTCTAATCAACCAATCACTAATCTCAGCTAAGCCCTACTTCACCAGCGTACCGATAGGGTTACCTTCGGCAATCTGCATAAAGTTACCGGGTTTGTTCATATCAAATACAATGATCGGCAGTTTGTTTTCCTGGCAAAGGGTAATGGCGGTCATATCCATTACGTTAAGGCCTTTATCGTATACTTCCTGGAAGCTGATCTCATCGTAACGGGTGGCAGATGGGTCTTTCTCCGGATCGGCGGTGTAAATGCCGTCAACACGGGTGCCTTTTAGCACTACATCGGCTTTTATTTCGATAGCGCGCAGCGAGGCGGCGGTATCGGTAGTAAAATATGGGTTACCAGTACCGGCACCGAAGATCACGATCTTGCCTTCCTGCAGATGGTGCATGGCCCGGCGGCGTATGTATGGCTCGCAGATCTGCTCCATTTTAATGGCCGATTGCAGGCGGGTTTCCACACCGATGGTCTCCAGGGCGTTTTGCATGGCCATACAGTTAATTACCGTGGCCAGCATACCCATATAATCGGCCTGGGCGCGCTCCATGCCCGATTTCTCGGCGCTCAAGCCCCTGAAGATATTACCGCCACCAACAACCAATGCAATCTCGATACCTTTATCGTGCACGTTTTTAATATCATGGGCGTATTGCAATACCTGGTTATTGTCGATACCGTACTGGCGTTCGCCCATCAGCGATTCGCCGCTTAATTTCAGTAATATCCTTTTGTATTTCATCAGGGTGAGATTTTGGCAAAAATATATAAATATAATTATTGTTAAAATTTTATCTCGGCGATGTTAATTCGCCGTTAAGCACAACATGCTGCACTTCAAAATTGTTGTTAAATACCAGTAGATCTGCAATATAACCAGCCTCTATTTTTCCCTTATCTTTTAAGCCTGCCAACCGCGCGGGATACAAGCTTGCCATGTTAACGGCGTCGGGCAGCGAAATGTTGGCCTTATCTACACAATTTTTTATGGCTTTAAGCATGGTAAGCGCCGAACCCGATATCGTTCCGTTCATTACATAATGATCGCCGTTCAAGCGGTGCTGATGGGTGCCCTCATTGGTTTCGGTAACTGCGTCGGTAATCAGGAACAGCTTATCGCCCAGTTGGCGCTTGGCCATAGCTATCATAGGGTAGCTTACGTGTATGCCGTCGGCTACGATGCTGGTGTATGGTTGCTTTTCAAAAATGGCGGGGATAATGCCCGGCGCGCGGTGATGCATTTGCGGCATGGCATTAAATAAATGCGTTGCGGCTTTTATCCGGCCATCAAAAAAAGCCGAAGCTTGTTCATAGCTGGCATCGGTATGCCCGGCAGATACAATTACGCCCTGGCTGTGCAGGTAATCTATTACCTCCTCGTCTTGCAGTTCAGGTGCAAGGGTAATCATTTTGATTACGCCTTCGCCCATCTCTATCCATCTTTTTACTTCGGCCAGTGCAGCCTTGCGGATAAATTCTTCGGGGTGCGCGCCTTTACGTTTGGGGTTAAAGTAAGGGCCTTCAATATGCAAGCCTAAAAAGTTGCCTATAGCTTGTTTAGCATAAGCTTTGCCGGCAAGTATGCCCCTTTCTATTACCTCGTTGGTATTGGTTGCCGCGGTAGCTAAAAAACCGGTGGTGCCTTGTTTCAAAAAGTCGGTTTCCATTTGGTGCAGCGCTTCGATAGAAGGCGCACCGCTGAATAGTTGGCCACCGCTGCCATACACTTGCAGGTCTATCAAGCCGGGAGCAAGGTAGGCGTTATTAAGGTCGATGCGTTTGGCATTTGCGGGGATATCTGTATCGGGTAAAATGGCTGCTATTTTGCCGTTTGCTATCAATACGGCTTTCCCGGTGATGGTTTCACCGTTGGTGATGATCTGGGCGTTATGGAAGGCTGTTTGCATAATTGCTTTTACCAATTTGTCATTGCGAGCGATAGCGCGGCAATCTCGTAGTTCTCAGGTCAGTTAGTAATGAAAGTTCGTCTGCTCATAGCCGCAGTGGCCTATTACTTTTTTCTTTAAAAAAAAGTAACAAAAATTCAAGACAGCAAAAATGCTTCCTTTGCCGCGCGTGGCCTTTGCCCTGCAAACCGGGCAGAACCACAGGGCCGAACCTTGATGCCCCTGCTTCGCACTCGCAAGCCCTTCGCTTCGGGCACCAAGCTAATGCCCTTTCCCGCGGCACAGGGCACCCAGTTCTGCCCGCTTTCGCCCGGAAGCTGTTTTGCTGTCGCGGAGCACAAAACAAAAGGTCAAAAAAAATCCCCCCTCACATTGTGAGGGGGGATTTAAATATTAAGCTCCTAAAGCTACTCGCTTAAAGGCGGTAACGGTAAGGCCTTTTTCAACTGTCGCTAAAAACTGAGCAACGGTTTTAGATGAATCTTTAACAAACTCCTGGTTTAACAGGGTGCTGTCTTTGTAAAACTTGTTCAGTTTACCGGCAGCTATCTTTTCAACCATTTCTTCTGGTTTGCCTTCCTGGCGGATCACGTCTTTAGCAATCTCCAGTTCACGCTCGATAGTAGAAGCGTCAACACCATCTTTATCGATAGCGATAGGGTTCATCGCGGCAATTTGCATAGCTACGTCTTTACCGGCTTCTTCAGCACCGGCTGCATCAGCGCTTAAAGCAACCAATACACCTAAGCGGTAGTTACCGTGGATGTAGGCAACAACTTTATCGCCGGTAACAACTTCGTATTTAGATACACCGATCTTCTCGCCGATTTTACCGGTTTGTTCGATGCAAGCTTCAGCAATAGCAGTACCATTAACAGTAGCCTGGTTTAAAGCCTCAAGGTTAGCTGGATTTTGCTCAACAGCGGCGTCAGCAATTGAATTGGCGAAAGCGATGAAATCAGCGTTTTTAGCCACGAAGTCGGTTTCGCAGTTCAATTCGATGATCACGCCGGTTTTGCCATCGGCGCTGGTGCGCGCAATAACAACACCTTCGTTGCTGTCGCGATCCTGACGGCTGGCGGCAACTTTAGCGCCTTTTTTCCTTAAAAAATCGACTGCAGCTTCAAAATCACCGTTAGTTTCGGTTAAAGCTTTTTTGCAATCCATCATACCGGCACCAGTTTGCTGGCGCAGTTTATTTACATCCGATGCAGAAATTTGTACTGTGGACATTTTTTTGTGTTTTAAATGTTGTAATGTTTACGGGTTACAATTTGCAAATCAACTGTTAACCCAATATTTCTTTTAAAATAAAAGTCGTAAGTCTAAAGTTCGCGAAGTCTATAAGACTTACGACCTAAGACTTACGACTATATTTAATTACTCTTCTGTAGCTTCAGGAGCATCAGCAGCCGGGGCAGCTTCAACTTCAGCAGTTACGCGTTTCCTTTTACCACCTTCGGCAGGGGCTTCAGTTGCAGGGGCATCAATTTTAGTTTTTGCCGCTACTGCTTCTTTCTCTGCTTCGTCTTCTTTCTCGCGTTTGCGCTCGTCTAAACCTTCCTGTATCGCCTGGATGATAACGCCGGTGATCAATGAAATTGATTTTGTAGCGTCGTCGTTAGCAGGGATAGGGAAATCGATGTTTGAAGGATCAGAGTTAGTATCAACCATTGCAAAGGTTGGGATGTTTAATTTTAATGCTTCAGAAACAGCGATGTGCTCTTTCTTCACGTCGATCAGGAATAAAGCCGCAGGTAAACGGTTCAGATCAGAGATACCGCCTAACAGGCTCTCTAATTTGATACGCTCACGCTGTATCATCAGGCGCTCTTTTTTAGAAAGATTGCCATAAGTACCGTCTTTAGTCAGTTTATCGATGTTAGACATCTTTTTGATTGACTTGCGTACGGTAGCGAAGTTGGTTAACATACCACCTAACCAACGCTCGGTTACGAAAGGCATGTTTACTGATTTCGCGTAATCGGCTACGATATCCTTAGCCTGTTTTTTGGTAGCTACGAATAATACCTTGCGGCCCGATTTTACAATTTGTTTTATAGCTGTAGCAGCTTCTTCAACCTTTACTAAGGTTTTGTTCAAGTCGATAATGTGGATACCGTTGCGCTCCATAAAAATGTACTGAGACATTTTTGGATCCCATTTGCGGGTAAGGTGGCCAAAGTGTACACCTGCATCCAGTAAATCCTGATATGTTGTTCTTGCCATTGTTGTGTCCTCCTTAAAATATTAACGTTTACTGAATTGGAATCTCTTACGTGCTTTCTTGCGGCCTGGTTTCTTACGCTCAACCATACGGTCATCGCGGGTCATGATACCTTTAGCACGCAGCGCTGGTTTCTTTTCAGCATCCAGTTCAACAATAGCTTTAGCAATGGCTAAACGAACGGCCTCTGCCTGTCCTTTTACGCCACCACCAGCAACGTTAACCTGCACATCGTACTGGCCGGCTGTGCCCGATACTTCGGTAGCCTGGTTAACGATGTACTGCAACGGCAATGTTGGGAAGTACTCTTTGTAATCTTTACCATTTACGGTAACTGCGCCGCTACCTGCTGTAAGGTAAATGCGGGCAACGGCTGTTTTTCTTCTGCCTGAAGTGTTAGTTGTTGGCATTTTCTTTTTTCTCCTTTAATAATTAGGTTAAACGGCTTTAGGGTTCTGACCAGCATGAGGATGCTCGGCACCGGCATAAACATGCAGGTTACCATACAACGCACGGCCCAAACGATTTTTAGGTAACATACCACGCACGGCTTTTTCAATTACGCGTGTTGGATGTTTTGCCATTAACTCCTTAGGAGAAATGAAACGCTGACCACCTGGATAACCAGTGTAAGACACGTAGGTCTTATCGCTGAATTTGTTTCCGGTCAGTTTTACCTTGTCTGCATTGATAACGATAACGTTATCGCCGCAGTCTACGTTCGGGGTGAACTCTGGCTTGTGTTTACCACGGATCATCATAGCGATCTTAGTAGACAAGCGCCCCAAGATCTCGCCTTCAGCGTCAACAACAACCCATTGTTTGTTAACGGTTTTTTTGTTGGCAGAGACAGTTTTGTAACTTAACGTATTCACTTGCTTTAAATTAAATTAATTAAACGTTTTTAATACCCCGTATTTTCGGGACTGCAAAGATACGCTTATTTGTTTAATTTACAAGGGGGTGTGGTGGAAATTGTTGAAAAAAGTTAACAATGGGTATTGTGGTGATTTAACCACGGAGGACACATAGGGGGAAGCACGGAGAGCACAGCGGGTTTTGCGGGCTTTATTTATGGAGACACGAAGTATCGTGTCTTTACATTTGTTTGCCTGGAGATAAAAAAGGCATATTCCCGTAGAGACACGATATTTCGTGTCTCTGGTCTGATCTAATAGTTATATTTTTTAACAAAAACGCTTATTTCCCGGCACAATTATATTATATCCTTTTACTATTATGCGCTTATGATGGGTATACGCCACTATCGCTAATTGGCGCGGGTGTGTAGTGCCGGCTAAAACGGGGAAATACTCGTTCCTTACAAGAAATAAGTTTAGTTAATCTCCCCAATTTTTCGTATATTGTATCAAACATCCATTGCTGCAATTCCATTGTACGATCTTCGCAAAAGCCGCTTTTTTAGATCTATCTAACTCTCCAAATTATATTTTGTAAAACAGGGCTTCGGCAAACAGCAAAAACCAATAGTTCTTTAATGTTAATTACCGCAAAAGTGCCACTAAAAGGCGCAGTATAAGTTTCGTGTACTATGCGCCTATAATTATTGGCAAACGGGATTGAAAACGATCAGGGCATATTTTCAATTTCTGAAAAAGTTTTTATGATAAGATTCTACATGTGGCCAGTCCCGCTCTTGCTTATCCCCTAAAATGCCTTTATCTTTCGCTGATTAAACTTTAGCACATTGTTAGTAAAAACTTTTGGCAGCGCGGTTTATGGCATCCAGGCCATTACGATCACCATCGAGGTGAATATCGCTGCCGGCACCAAATATTTTATCGTCGGGCTCCCCGATATAGCGGTTAAAGAAAGCTACTTCCGTATCGAATCGGCACTGAAAAACTGTGGTTACAAAATGCCCCGCCAGCAGGTGGTGGTCAACATGGCCCCTGCCGACATCCGCAAGGAGGGCTCGGCTTACGATCTCACTATCGCCACCGGCATACTGGCCGCCTCGGGCCAGGTGCAGGATACCGAACTGGATAAATACCTCATCATGGGCGAGCTTTCGCTGGACGGCAGCCTGCAACCCATTAAAGGCGCGCTGCCCATTGCCATACAAGCCCGAAAGGACGGCTTTAAGGGTTTTATCCTGCCCGTGCAAAATGCCCGCGAGGCCGCCATTGTAAACGATATTGAAGTATACGGCGTAGAAAGCATTAAACAGGTGGTGGACTTTTTTAACGGCGACGGCAACCTGAAGCCCACCGTTGTAAACACCCGCGACGAATTCTTCGATAGCCTGAGCAATTACGACAGCGACTTTAGCGATGTACGCGGACAGGAAAACATCAAGCGCGCGCTGGAAATTGCCGCAGCGGGTGGCCATAACGTGATACTGATCGGTCCGCCGGGAGCAGGGAAGACCATGCTGGCCCGGCGGTTGCCATCTATCCTGCCGCCCTTGAGCCTGCACGAATCGCTGGAGACCACCAAGATCCATTCGGTAGCGGGCAAGCTTTCGGCAACCGACTCGCTGGTAACCGTGCGGCCGTTCCGCAGCCCGCACCATACCATTAGCGACGTGGCTTTGGTAGGCGGCGGTGGCAACCCGCAACCGGGCGAGATCTCGCTGGCGCACAACGGCGTTTTGTTTTTAGATGAACTGCCGGAATTTAAGCGCAGTGCCTTAGAGGTAATGCGCCAGCCGCTGGAAGAACGCCGCGTAACCATATCGCGCGCCAAGTTCACGGTTGATTACCCGAGTAGTTTTATGTTGGTGGCCAGTATGAACCCCTGTCCATGCGGCTATTATAACCACCCAGAGAAGGAATGTATCTGTCCGCCGGGCGTAGTGCAGAAGTACCTGAGCAAGATCTCCGGTCCGCTTTTAGACCGGATAGACCTGCACGTAGAAGTTACCCCGGTAAACTTTAACGAACTGGCGTCCGACCGCCTGGCCGAGAAGAGCGAACTGATCCGCGACCGTGTAATAAAAGCCCGCGAGGTGCAGCAGGAGCGCTTCGGCAATAAGCCCGATCTGCATGCCAACGCCCAGATGAGCCCGCAAATGGTACGCGATATCTGCAAGATCAGCACCGCCGGGCAGGCCCTGTTGAAAAAAGCAATGGAAAAACTGGGTTTATCAGCCCGCGCTTATGATCGTATCCTGAAGGTAGCCCGCACCATTGCCGATTTGGCCGGCAGCGAGGAGATATTGCTGGAGCATTTGGCCGAGGCGATACATTTCAGGAGTTTGGACAGAGAGGGTTGGGCGGGGTAATCAGAAAACACACAATGATAGAGATCGCACATGATGTAACAATAACAGATAAGGCGGATGTAACATTTAACGCTTATATATTTGCCGCTTATCATAACAATAGCACCACACTAAGTATGATTAGTAGCCGTATTAATTTCATGGATATTCCTGGTACCGATTTTCTTGATTGCCTGACCACACTAAGGGAAGAACTGGAAGAGCAAGGGTTGTTTATATTATGCCAGGGTGCTGCTAAAAATGTTCGCCCGTCAGGCATGAGCCGGAGTATGAGCAATGGTTTAAGCGCATATCGCTTTGAGATGGGAAAGAAAACTTCGATGGAGGATTTGGTATACATTTTTGACCCGGCCCCTATTGAAATTGTTGGTACAATTGCAGAGCAAGAGGATTTTTTTATGCAGTGGCTTAATAACCTCCGTAAACTAAGCTGAATTTCTCATCTACAAAAAACCCCGTTCTGTCGCATTTTTGTTACCAGTCGTCTACTTCGTTTTTTTGAATGCATTTATCTGCTTGCTTTGGGATATAATTTAATTACACAATAGACCCTGATCAAATTTAACTGAATGAACAAATTAAAAACAATGTGCCTAACAATGGCACTGTGCACAGGCGCTGCGGCATACGCGCAAAAAGGAGGCAACATAC comes from Mucilaginibacter mali and encodes:
- the rplM gene encoding 50S ribosomal protein L13 — its product is MNTLSYKTVSANKKTVNKQWVVVDAEGEILGRLSTKIAMMIRGKHKPEFTPNVDCGDNVIVINADKVKLTGNKFSDKTYVSYTGYPGGQRFISPKELMAKHPTRVIEKAVRGMLPKNRLGRALYGNLHVYAGAEHPHAGQNPKAV
- a CDS encoding YifB family Mg chelatase-like AAA ATPase, which codes for MLVKTFGSAVYGIQAITITIEVNIAAGTKYFIVGLPDIAVKESYFRIESALKNCGYKMPRQQVVVNMAPADIRKEGSAYDLTIATGILAASGQVQDTELDKYLIMGELSLDGSLQPIKGALPIAIQARKDGFKGFILPVQNAREAAIVNDIEVYGVESIKQVVDFFNGDGNLKPTVVNTRDEFFDSLSNYDSDFSDVRGQENIKRALEIAAAGGHNVILIGPPGAGKTMLARRLPSILPPLSLHESLETTKIHSVAGKLSATDSLVTVRPFRSPHHTISDVALVGGGGNPQPGEISLAHNGVLFLDELPEFKRSALEVMRQPLEERRVTISRAKFTVDYPSSFMLVASMNPCPCGYYNHPEKECICPPGVVQKYLSKISGPLLDRIDLHVEVTPVNFNELASDRLAEKSELIRDRVIKAREVQQERFGNKPDLHANAQMSPQMVRDICKISTAGQALLKKAMEKLGLSARAYDRILKVARTIADLAGSEEILLEHLAEAIHFRSLDREGWAG
- the rpsB gene encoding 30S ribosomal protein S2, whose translation is MARTTYQDLLDAGVHFGHLTRKWDPKMSQYIFMERNGIHIIDLNKTLVKVEEAATAIKQIVKSGRKVLFVATKKQAKDIVADYAKSVNMPFVTERWLGGMLTNFATVRKSIKKMSNIDKLTKDGTYGNLSKKERLMIQRERIKLESLLGGISDLNRLPAALFLIDVKKEHIAVSEALKLNIPTFAMVDTNSDPSNIDFPIPANDDATKSISLITGVIIQAIQEGLDERKREKEDEAEKEAVAAKTKIDAPATEAPAEGGKRKRVTAEVEAAPAADAPEATEE
- the pyrH gene encoding UMP kinase, which produces MKYKRILLKLSGESLMGERQYGIDNNQVLQYAHDIKNVHDKGIEIALVVGGGNIFRGLSAEKSGMERAQADYMGMLATVINCMAMQNALETIGVETRLQSAIKMEQICEPYIRRRAMHHLQEGKIVIFGAGTGNPYFTTDTAASLRAIEIKADVVLKGTRVDGIYTADPEKDPSATRYDEISFQEVYDKGLNVMDMTAITLCQENKLPIIVFDMNKPGNFMQIAEGNPIGTLVK
- a CDS encoding lysophospholipid acyltransferase family protein, which translates into the protein MRKLLGYILSPIHYIGFGLALLIFHPIQWVCFHWFGYKAHKRSVDILNWFLKGSYYLLGNTVTFVNKQNLPVGRPIIFMANHQSTYDIPPLIWYLRKYHAKFISKIELAKGIPSISFNLQHGGGANIDRKDNRQAIGELVKLGTRMHENKWSAVIFPEGTRGKDGKVKMFQGGGLGALLKKCPEALIVPVAISNSWKVVQYGQFPLNTFIAMHWEVLEPIEPGSATANELALIVESKIKAHLGQQEPLATEDSLM
- the rpsI gene encoding 30S ribosomal protein S9 — translated: MPTTNTSGRRKTAVARIYLTAGSGAVTVNGKDYKEYFPTLPLQYIVNQATEVSGTAGQYDVQVNVAGGGVKGQAEAVRLAIAKAIVELDAEKKPALRAKGIMTRDDRMVERKKPGRKKARKRFQFSKR
- the nagA gene encoding N-acetylglucosamine-6-phosphate deacetylase, with protein sequence MQTAFHNAQIITNGETITGKAVLIANGKIAAILPDTDIPANAKRIDLNNAYLAPGLIDLQVYGSGGQLFSGAPSIEALHQMETDFLKQGTTGFLATAATNTNEVIERGILAGKAYAKQAIGNFLGLHIEGPYFNPKRKGAHPEEFIRKAALAEVKRWIEMGEGVIKMITLAPELQDEEVIDYLHSQGVIVSAGHTDASYEQASAFFDGRIKAATHLFNAMPQMHHRAPGIIPAIFEKQPYTSIVADGIHVSYPMIAMAKRQLGDKLFLITDAVTETNEGTHQHRLNGDHYVMNGTISGSALTMLKAIKNCVDKANISLPDAVNMASLYPARLAGLKDKGKIEAGYIADLLVFNNNFEVQHVVLNGELTSPR
- the tsf gene encoding translation elongation factor Ts, producing the protein MSTVQISASDVNKLRQQTGAGMMDCKKALTETNGDFEAAVDFLRKKGAKVAASRQDRDSNEGVVIARTSADGKTGVIIELNCETDFVAKNADFIAFANSIADAAVEQNPANLEALNQATVNGTAIAEACIEQTGKIGEKIGVSKYEVVTGDKVVAYIHGNYRLGVLVALSADAAGAEEAGKDVAMQIAAMNPIAIDKDGVDASTIERELEIAKDVIRQEGKPEEMVEKIAAGKLNKFYKDSTLLNQEFVKDSSKTVAQFLATVEKGLTVTAFKRVALGA